In Fimbriiglobus ruber, a genomic segment contains:
- a CDS encoding tetratricopeptide repeat protein, with translation MRSPRAAFRALTRSAGIVTAFAVVALAVDVRPRVAGAQDAKDKDKAAPAERGSIVEDRTARKLLEAGDARLEAGEPGKAVEVWQSVIERYPRSRVRFDAHLKLGNYLLAKERAFDRARTYFESAAVDENPNEDQRAEATLKIGVCYFEGRNYGKCFKFMRDVIEKYPVSPQVNQAYYYIGLGHFQQGHYSRAIAALERVGTALPKPEEGAKAGPTAEVLEAGKRLFVRVEDADLAALEPGKAVSVRCETVGGDTETVDCFPIGRNVRVVVGSIPTALGKPRPNNGRLEVRGGDSIKISYRDIHTSEGAKEKIVVKDVPIVGTATAAIMDGAYSETLQGVVLGRGVNLQVVDADFDLTDGADIVKATVEVYREKSPEELAAEAGAVPGTPPAAGTPAKADPNKLDRFKKIDKVDVILTEAKIIKVVKEDVPLILTPKEGEKKDDEKKDGDKKPEADKKPDAPAEPKKDAAPAEQPQEQPKPVEQPKPIEDDGTIHSGTFRAVVSIEKAEKAIPGDQILQAQPNDLIVFTYQDDKNAAGEPRTVVYKARAVEGSLGSVRVSQTQISDQELRVRTQLKTASALTNIGNRYKEFGLKQHADLKYQQAMTLCEEISTEAQKLGGRTLEETYVQLWKIYFEMDKLDLAAAMSERLQRDFPNSEFVDAALLSLAQVARKQNQLQRAIGIYASVLRLEKSPLRGEAQYGIAECYEDMARAADGPGGAQLFDQSFQEYKKVFDQFPDSGRVGEAVAKMANYYYVQKDYARAIDVFETVLRTHPDAKFLDVILFNYGRCLYRLEKKPEARKQFDQMIADFPESPLAPDAKKISEALRKAGF, from the coding sequence ATGCGTAGCCCCCGCGCCGCGTTCCGAGCCCTGACCCGATCGGCCGGTATCGTGACCGCGTTCGCCGTCGTGGCTCTCGCCGTCGACGTGCGTCCGCGCGTGGCAGGTGCGCAGGACGCCAAGGATAAGGACAAGGCTGCGCCGGCCGAGCGGGGGTCGATCGTCGAGGACCGGACCGCCCGCAAACTGCTCGAAGCCGGCGACGCCCGCCTGGAAGCGGGTGAGCCCGGGAAGGCCGTCGAGGTCTGGCAGTCGGTCATCGAGCGTTACCCGCGAAGCCGCGTCCGGTTCGACGCCCACCTCAAGCTCGGGAATTACCTGCTCGCGAAAGAACGGGCATTCGACCGGGCACGGACGTATTTCGAGTCCGCGGCCGTGGACGAGAACCCGAACGAGGACCAGCGGGCGGAAGCCACCCTCAAGATCGGCGTCTGCTACTTCGAGGGGCGGAACTACGGCAAGTGCTTCAAGTTCATGCGAGACGTGATCGAGAAGTATCCCGTCAGCCCGCAAGTCAATCAGGCGTATTACTACATCGGCCTCGGCCACTTCCAGCAGGGGCACTACAGCCGGGCGATCGCTGCCCTGGAGCGGGTCGGGACGGCGCTGCCCAAGCCGGAGGAAGGGGCGAAGGCGGGGCCAACGGCCGAAGTGTTGGAAGCGGGCAAGCGACTGTTCGTCCGCGTTGAAGACGCGGATCTGGCGGCACTGGAACCGGGCAAAGCCGTGAGCGTCCGCTGCGAAACGGTCGGCGGCGACACCGAGACCGTCGATTGTTTCCCGATCGGCCGGAACGTCCGCGTGGTCGTCGGGTCGATCCCGACCGCCCTGGGCAAGCCGCGGCCGAACAACGGCCGGCTCGAAGTCCGCGGCGGCGACTCGATCAAGATTTCCTACCGGGATATCCACACGTCCGAGGGGGCCAAGGAAAAGATCGTTGTGAAGGACGTCCCGATCGTCGGCACCGCGACGGCCGCGATCATGGACGGGGCCTATTCCGAGACGCTTCAAGGCGTCGTCCTCGGCCGCGGCGTGAACTTGCAAGTCGTGGACGCCGACTTCGACCTGACCGACGGGGCCGACATCGTGAAGGCCACCGTCGAGGTCTACCGGGAGAAGTCGCCCGAGGAACTGGCGGCCGAGGCCGGCGCGGTCCCGGGTACGCCTCCTGCCGCCGGAACGCCAGCAAAGGCCGACCCGAACAAGCTCGATCGCTTCAAGAAGATCGACAAGGTCGACGTGATCCTGACCGAAGCGAAGATCATCAAGGTCGTCAAGGAAGATGTGCCGCTGATCCTCACCCCGAAAGAAGGGGAGAAGAAGGACGACGAGAAGAAAGACGGCGACAAAAAGCCGGAAGCGGACAAGAAGCCGGACGCCCCCGCCGAACCGAAGAAGGACGCGGCGCCCGCCGAGCAGCCACAAGAACAGCCCAAGCCCGTCGAGCAACCGAAACCGATCGAAGACGACGGCACCATTCACAGCGGCACGTTCCGCGCGGTCGTCTCCATCGAGAAGGCCGAGAAGGCGATTCCGGGCGACCAGATCTTGCAGGCGCAGCCGAACGACCTGATCGTCTTCACCTACCAGGACGACAAGAACGCGGCCGGCGAACCGCGAACTGTGGTCTACAAGGCCCGCGCGGTCGAAGGGAGCCTCGGCAGCGTCCGCGTCTCCCAGACGCAAATCTCCGACCAGGAACTCCGCGTCCGCACGCAGCTCAAGACGGCCAGCGCGTTGACGAACATCGGCAACCGATACAAGGAATTCGGCCTAAAACAACACGCCGACCTGAAGTATCAGCAGGCGATGACGCTCTGCGAAGAGATCAGCACCGAGGCCCAGAAACTCGGCGGGCGGACGCTCGAAGAGACCTACGTCCAGCTCTGGAAGATCTACTTCGAGATGGACAAGCTCGACCTCGCGGCCGCCATGAGCGAGCGGCTCCAGCGCGACTTCCCGAACAGCGAATTCGTGGACGCGGCCCTGCTCTCGCTGGCCCAGGTCGCCCGCAAGCAGAACCAACTCCAGCGGGCGATCGGCATTTACGCCAGCGTCCTTCGGCTCGAAAAGAGCCCGCTCCGCGGCGAGGCCCAGTACGGCATCGCCGAGTGCTACGAGGACATGGCCCGGGCGGCCGACGGTCCCGGCGGGGCACAACTCTTCGACCAGTCGTTCCAGGAATACAAGAAAGTCTTCGACCAGTTCCCGGACAGCGGCCGGGTCGGCGAGGCCGTCGCCAAGATGGCGAATTACTACTACGTCCAGAAGGACTACGCCCGGGCGATCGACGTGTTCGAGACCGTTCTCCGCACCCACCCGGACGCCAAATTCCTCGACGTAATCTTGTTCAATTACGGGCGGTGCCTGTACCGCCTGGAGAAGAAGCCCGAGGCTCGCAAGCAGTTCGACCAGATGATCGCGGACTTCCCCGAGAGCCCGCTCGCGCCGGACGCGAAGAAGATTTCCGAAGCCCTCCGCAAGGCGGGCTTCTAA
- a CDS encoding tetratricopeptide repeat protein, whose protein sequence is MLTRTLAIPALILGLFAVVVAQTPPATDPAKPAVPAGADQDLDPVSKQAAALEAQLAKASSVTPAAADLMLKLIDLYYENGRPFGLVRVAQMFVGLHTTHARHKEVMLKLIDGLQTTGRNKELIATGRQFITRHPADPACAEIETWLAPMLRKANDIAGAVAVMEAHWKRVGPTPDGQRAGREAIYYYYHAIGTPDALAKTAALGEDMLNKLPAGGVATSVGTSAIDAHERLSAWAKASLVGTKLLAKSPPTDPLQLQTLHARVAENYNRLGQRVNAVEGWRKALAVPNTPARPDLGMKLIEELYHTNPKPAEFEPVVAAYVAKYPDRLDRFAAQIRLAALLITSKEPARGEQILAAVLPFDSRSHSAVGLYTPLFGNEPDMNARAARLAVAERTLREAIAKSTPANAGALRYALATDIYRDRIKDVAKAKATAAEVAYQFPSNDGYTGGAVTWLLDIAANDAEFQAEVARVADARKRFPWISTYRATLAAWAQGRLANKDLAKRAQFAQAELAKSDKEPGNADWLAYETAVGQNVWSPQSAAARGKLLAPQALAAYPDPLANELFYHQQYYLRHFSPEAQRPQSIDVAKAWAARLPQSFDAAGTYLSWATDFAKPDASRDAALVVMKLEPPARSPDLARRLFQAAGQAKDAALAKQAWEWTKKMHDKHGYDSQGASGMGDVLAALNLKEEAKDCWQRALAGSPDSQELRESANRLVALQPDADKPKFLDTLIAKDTGWQFGFAVMRADYLVKANDIDGAARLILPAAEKVRARIGGASLDHEYSTLTQWVSAYRADLKATPADKRKVYTLVRDLNVTRASMVAAAALLELPDEAAKLPPMKRLLALSAVARLGAGDSTDFDMLSPYAQAAMGRKDYLGAATLVSGMLASLPSLDESRRKGGRDLLTQAYTRLGAAGGAVIDEKSPIAPLLSAALQLRLGDQKLAFETYLANQKLFDAHKAEAPVDLVVFVCESHIAAGGDENHARVEDILRAWLIKNADVKEIDDTEKARVQLLLARNYFRAKRYDLARAEFTTLLNRYKGTPQAVEADFGIGETFMEQKVYDQAEQAFERLAGSRERDVVIRAEFLRGVLASRRGDRDEARAIFRGVLERVPNIELANQALFNLSEVYGAEQRYVDQLELLRTVGRLGRASKRYHTPGEPLSIVVQDSDLGVSRGHSRIPVRVTTEPGGDEETIYLLSGGAGKGLFRADLETRLGTAAKNDRVLQLTGKDVIRVDYPPEFKKEFKDAPLPDAEIKIASDGKLEIGSGKIVDEDEETFSQRLARENRGGADEDDKRKGLVRPKDQVKPGNTIYLRVKDADRDVSDQPDVVTVKLTAASGDQVTATLKETGPHTGIFEGTAKTGELPAGALATNTAIDHSPLMAIDKDKKSAWLSEPDGVTPKFLSIDMKDLKRTDRVTVWTPDPKQNAPIRMTLEGSDDGRLWFRLAGTHPDAKTAPLAIDSGRMTTRIYSGTNATGFGNWDQVVALTKNTKPTTEGKAADLFWTRTPDEKEKPAVAIVWHGKVVQPRAGAARIAVTGEATGIMVDGRLELPVGPNGRYADVYLDAGTHDVTIFAAAGPGTNALEARWARGEAASETVDPVPFRESDFDLDRPEAKTVGTARKLGEAVADKDGTSWDFKFPPVSVRHVRTVIHEYRGEAVAISHVEIRDSEKNVLHIPTEADLLSLATNDTLEIAGGDVVTGTYIDDVNQTGSSRLLTAKLTATYHNATITAIAYDFVKTQAGDVQPIRKQLLRIDPGERIVLEVTDFDQDVTAGPDKIAVQVAVNEGSPVDLEATETMETSGVFTKEIDTAGAPAEGKLVVKPGDRIFLRYLDKQNTVPGHATVREAVVYVNEPTPGRVRVIETRAIRPPAPPAGTTAPIDVAPTTRYLPAPTTEPDPKGTAGVAFEAPFTVEVIDRDAAKDSRSKVIVKLKTSTGSEVEVECVLDDRRLGTNDGQYDQPGTALQEGRFTGQVVMQLGGKDSASLVPLTASMPRDLVGGPKVPKEEGAAEGSARDKALVTRVLNLTGADVIEATYHDERRPGGPALDLTASGRLLTDGKLTVTDGEYLRDVTAVHVGERLFLKVVDADLDRTPDRDKAKVRVRTKRGEDEIVELIETLSHSGVFTGSVLLKPVEKPTPGNLKPDAPEIECYFGDTLEVTYSDERASSSEGRLDSTVTVLVVIGTDGKLQAFSKIFGDEALAVETQFHIAESHFELFKSHKSIGRETEARADLEAGRRVLREVMEDYPNPKYTPRVSYLLGQFAQELKQYGEAVQAYQTIVKLYADHPLAPDAQFKLAQCFEEAGEFNQALEAYVTLAATYPKNPLIANVMVRISEHFYKAENFKVAAQVGEKFQEKFEGHKWGPKMAFRVGQCYFKDKQYTKAAEAFDKFAKQFREDPLGPDAMFWAGESYRTAGNNKKAFESYNKCRWDYPATEAAKYARGRLALPEMLQQFEAASSDLETNK, encoded by the coding sequence ATGCTTACGCGAACCCTCGCCATACCCGCCCTGATCCTCGGCCTGTTCGCGGTCGTCGTCGCCCAGACGCCGCCCGCGACCGACCCGGCCAAGCCCGCTGTTCCGGCCGGGGCCGACCAGGATCTCGACCCGGTCAGCAAGCAGGCCGCCGCGCTCGAAGCGCAGCTCGCGAAGGCGAGCAGCGTCACCCCGGCCGCCGCCGACCTGATGCTCAAGTTGATCGACCTGTACTACGAGAACGGCCGGCCGTTCGGGCTCGTCCGCGTGGCGCAGATGTTCGTCGGGCTGCACACGACGCACGCGCGGCACAAAGAGGTGATGCTGAAGCTGATCGACGGCCTCCAGACGACCGGCCGCAACAAGGAACTCATCGCGACCGGCCGCCAGTTCATTACCCGCCACCCGGCCGACCCCGCCTGCGCCGAGATCGAAACCTGGCTCGCCCCGATGCTGCGGAAGGCGAACGACATCGCCGGAGCGGTGGCCGTGATGGAAGCCCACTGGAAGCGCGTCGGCCCAACGCCGGACGGCCAGCGGGCCGGGCGGGAGGCGATCTATTACTACTACCACGCGATCGGCACCCCGGACGCGCTCGCCAAGACCGCCGCCCTCGGCGAAGACATGCTCAACAAGCTCCCGGCCGGCGGGGTCGCCACGTCCGTCGGCACCAGTGCGATCGACGCCCACGAACGGCTGAGTGCCTGGGCTAAGGCCAGCCTCGTGGGGACCAAGCTCCTCGCCAAGAGTCCGCCGACCGACCCGCTCCAACTCCAGACACTTCACGCGCGGGTGGCGGAGAATTACAACCGCCTCGGCCAGCGGGTGAACGCAGTCGAGGGTTGGCGAAAGGCGCTGGCCGTACCCAATACGCCCGCCCGCCCGGACCTTGGCATGAAGCTCATTGAGGAGCTATACCACACGAACCCGAAGCCGGCGGAGTTCGAGCCGGTCGTGGCGGCTTACGTCGCGAAATACCCCGACCGGCTCGACCGTTTCGCGGCCCAGATCCGCCTCGCCGCCCTCTTAATCACCTCCAAGGAGCCGGCCCGGGGCGAACAGATCCTGGCCGCCGTCCTCCCGTTCGATTCGCGGTCGCACAGCGCCGTGGGCCTGTACACCCCGCTCTTCGGCAATGAACCCGACATGAACGCCCGGGCCGCCCGCCTGGCCGTCGCCGAGCGGACGCTGCGGGAGGCGATCGCGAAGAGTACACCGGCCAACGCCGGCGCCCTCCGGTACGCCCTGGCGACCGACATTTACCGCGACCGGATCAAGGACGTGGCTAAGGCGAAGGCCACCGCGGCCGAGGTCGCGTACCAGTTCCCGTCGAACGACGGCTACACCGGCGGCGCGGTGACCTGGCTGCTCGACATTGCCGCGAACGACGCCGAGTTCCAGGCCGAAGTCGCCAGGGTGGCGGACGCGCGGAAGCGATTCCCGTGGATCTCGACCTACCGCGCCACCCTGGCCGCGTGGGCGCAGGGGCGGCTCGCGAACAAGGATCTGGCGAAGCGGGCACAGTTCGCCCAGGCCGAACTGGCCAAGTCCGACAAGGAGCCGGGTAACGCGGACTGGCTGGCTTACGAGACGGCCGTCGGCCAAAACGTCTGGTCCCCCCAGTCGGCCGCGGCCCGCGGGAAGCTGCTCGCCCCACAGGCTCTCGCCGCGTACCCCGACCCGCTCGCCAACGAACTCTTCTATCACCAGCAGTACTACCTCCGCCACTTCTCTCCGGAGGCCCAACGGCCGCAGTCGATCGACGTGGCCAAGGCGTGGGCGGCCCGCCTGCCGCAGTCGTTCGACGCGGCCGGGACGTACCTGTCGTGGGCCACCGACTTCGCCAAGCCGGACGCCTCCCGCGACGCCGCGCTCGTGGTCATGAAGCTGGAACCGCCCGCGCGGAGCCCGGACCTCGCCCGCCGGCTGTTCCAGGCGGCCGGGCAAGCTAAGGACGCCGCCCTCGCCAAGCAGGCGTGGGAGTGGACGAAGAAAATGCACGACAAGCACGGGTACGACTCCCAGGGCGCCAGCGGCATGGGCGACGTACTCGCCGCGTTGAACTTGAAGGAAGAAGCGAAAGACTGCTGGCAGCGGGCGTTGGCCGGAAGCCCGGACTCCCAGGAATTGCGCGAGTCGGCGAACCGGCTCGTGGCCCTCCAACCGGACGCCGACAAGCCGAAGTTCCTCGACACACTGATCGCCAAAGACACCGGCTGGCAGTTCGGCTTCGCCGTCATGCGGGCCGACTACCTCGTCAAAGCCAACGACATCGACGGCGCCGCCCGCCTCATCCTCCCTGCGGCCGAGAAGGTCCGCGCCCGGATCGGCGGGGCGAGCCTCGACCACGAATACAGCACCCTGACCCAGTGGGTGTCCGCTTACCGGGCGGACCTGAAGGCGACGCCCGCGGACAAGCGGAAGGTGTACACCCTCGTTCGCGACCTGAACGTGACCCGCGCCTCGATGGTGGCCGCGGCCGCGCTGCTCGAACTGCCGGACGAGGCCGCCAAGCTGCCGCCGATGAAGCGACTGCTCGCGCTGAGCGCCGTCGCCCGCCTCGGTGCCGGCGACTCCACCGACTTCGACATGCTCTCGCCTTACGCTCAGGCGGCGATGGGCCGGAAAGACTACCTTGGGGCCGCCACCCTCGTCAGCGGCATGTTGGCCAGCCTGCCGAGTCTCGACGAGAGCCGGCGGAAGGGCGGCCGCGATCTGCTCACGCAAGCGTACACTCGTCTCGGCGCGGCCGGCGGGGCCGTGATCGACGAGAAAAGTCCCATCGCGCCGCTCCTCTCCGCGGCGCTGCAACTACGGCTCGGCGACCAGAAGCTGGCGTTCGAGACTTACCTCGCGAACCAGAAGCTGTTCGACGCGCACAAGGCCGAGGCGCCGGTCGACCTCGTCGTCTTCGTCTGCGAAAGCCACATCGCGGCCGGCGGCGACGAGAACCACGCGCGGGTCGAAGACATCCTCCGGGCGTGGCTCATCAAGAACGCCGACGTGAAGGAGATCGACGACACCGAGAAAGCCCGCGTGCAACTCCTGCTCGCTCGGAACTACTTCCGCGCCAAGCGGTACGACCTCGCCCGAGCCGAGTTCACCACGCTCCTGAATCGCTACAAGGGCACGCCCCAGGCGGTCGAGGCCGACTTCGGGATCGGCGAGACGTTCATGGAACAGAAGGTGTATGACCAGGCCGAGCAAGCCTTCGAACGGCTCGCGGGTAGCCGCGAACGGGACGTGGTCATTCGCGCCGAGTTCCTCCGGGGCGTCCTCGCCAGCCGCCGCGGCGACCGCGACGAGGCCCGGGCCATCTTCCGCGGCGTCCTCGAACGGGTGCCGAACATCGAACTCGCCAACCAGGCGCTCTTCAACCTCTCCGAAGTGTACGGGGCCGAACAACGCTACGTCGACCAGCTCGAACTCCTCCGCACCGTCGGTCGCCTGGGCCGCGCGAGCAAGCGCTACCACACGCCCGGCGAACCGCTCTCCATCGTTGTGCAGGACAGCGACCTCGGCGTCAGCCGCGGGCACAGCCGCATTCCGGTTCGCGTGACGACTGAACCAGGCGGTGACGAAGAGACCATTTACCTCCTCTCGGGCGGCGCCGGCAAAGGGCTCTTCCGCGCGGACCTGGAAACCCGGCTCGGGACGGCGGCCAAGAACGACCGCGTGCTGCAACTCACCGGCAAGGACGTGATCCGCGTCGACTACCCGCCCGAGTTCAAGAAGGAATTCAAAGACGCCCCCTTGCCCGACGCCGAGATCAAAATCGCCTCCGACGGGAAACTGGAGATCGGCTCCGGCAAGATCGTGGACGAGGACGAGGAGACCTTCAGCCAGCGGCTCGCCCGCGAGAACCGCGGCGGCGCGGACGAAGATGACAAGCGGAAGGGTCTGGTCCGGCCGAAGGATCAGGTCAAGCCGGGCAACACGATCTACCTCCGCGTCAAGGACGCCGACCGGGACGTGAGCGACCAGCCGGACGTGGTGACCGTCAAGCTGACGGCCGCCAGCGGCGACCAGGTGACGGCGACGCTCAAGGAGACCGGCCCGCACACTGGCATTTTCGAGGGGACGGCCAAGACGGGCGAGCTCCCGGCCGGCGCCCTGGCGACCAACACCGCCATCGACCACAGCCCGCTCATGGCGATCGACAAGGACAAGAAGAGCGCGTGGCTGAGCGAGCCGGACGGGGTGACGCCGAAATTCCTTAGTATCGACATGAAAGACCTCAAGCGGACCGACCGCGTGACGGTCTGGACGCCGGACCCGAAGCAGAACGCCCCGATCCGCATGACCTTAGAAGGGAGCGACGACGGCCGCCTCTGGTTCCGCCTCGCCGGCACCCATCCGGACGCCAAGACCGCGCCCCTCGCGATCGACTCCGGCCGGATGACCACGCGGATCTACTCGGGCACGAACGCCACCGGCTTCGGTAACTGGGACCAGGTGGTCGCCCTGACCAAGAACACGAAGCCGACGACCGAGGGCAAGGCGGCCGACCTCTTCTGGACGCGGACGCCGGACGAAAAAGAAAAGCCGGCCGTCGCCATCGTCTGGCACGGCAAGGTCGTGCAACCGCGGGCCGGGGCCGCCCGTATCGCCGTGACCGGCGAAGCCACCGGAATCATGGTCGACGGCCGGCTCGAACTCCCGGTCGGGCCGAACGGCCGCTACGCCGACGTTTACCTCGACGCCGGCACGCACGACGTGACCATCTTCGCGGCCGCCGGCCCCGGCACGAACGCCCTCGAAGCGCGGTGGGCCCGCGGCGAGGCGGCGTCCGAGACGGTCGACCCGGTTCCGTTCCGCGAGTCCGATTTCGACCTCGACCGCCCCGAGGCCAAGACAGTTGGCACCGCCCGCAAGCTCGGCGAGGCCGTGGCCGACAAGGACGGCACCTCGTGGGACTTCAAGTTCCCGCCGGTGAGCGTGCGGCACGTCCGCACGGTGATCCACGAGTACCGTGGCGAGGCGGTCGCCATCAGCCACGTCGAGATCCGCGACAGCGAAAAGAACGTCCTGCACATTCCGACCGAGGCCGACCTGCTCTCGCTGGCCACGAACGATACCCTGGAAATCGCCGGCGGCGACGTGGTCACGGGCACGTACATCGACGACGTGAACCAGACCGGCAGTTCCCGCCTGCTCACGGCAAAGCTCACCGCCACGTACCACAACGCGACGATCACGGCCATCGCCTACGACTTCGTGAAGACGCAAGCCGGCGACGTGCAGCCGATCCGCAAACAACTCCTGCGGATCGACCCGGGCGAGCGGATCGTCCTCGAAGTCACCGACTTCGACCAGGACGTGACCGCCGGGCCGGACAAGATAGCAGTGCAGGTGGCCGTCAACGAAGGCTCGCCGGTCGACCTGGAAGCGACCGAGACGATGGAAACGAGCGGCGTCTTCACGAAAGAAATCGACACGGCCGGCGCCCCGGCCGAAGGCAAGCTGGTGGTCAAGCCGGGGGACCGCATCTTCCTCCGCTACCTCGACAAGCAGAACACCGTCCCCGGTCACGCGACGGTCCGCGAAGCCGTCGTCTACGTCAACGAGCCGACGCCCGGCCGCGTCCGCGTGATCGAGACCCGGGCGATTCGCCCGCCCGCCCCGCCGGCCGGCACCACCGCCCCGATCGACGTCGCGCCCACCACCCGTTACCTCCCGGCCCCGACGACCGAGCCCGATCCGAAAGGCACAGCCGGGGTCGCGTTCGAGGCGCCATTCACCGTGGAAGTGATCGACCGCGACGCGGCCAAGGACAGCCGGAGCAAGGTCATCGTCAAGCTGAAAACGTCGACCGGGTCCGAGGTCGAAGTCGAATGCGTGCTGGACGACCGCCGGCTCGGCACCAACGACGGCCAGTACGACCAACCGGGAACGGCCCTCCAAGAAGGCCGGTTCACCGGGCAGGTGGTGATGCAACTCGGCGGCAAGGACAGCGCCTCGCTCGTCCCGCTCACGGCATCGATGCCGCGCGACCTGGTCGGCGGCCCGAAGGTGCCGAAGGAAGAGGGGGCCGCCGAGGGCTCGGCCCGAGACAAGGCGCTCGTCACCCGCGTCCTGAACCTGACCGGGGCGGACGTGATCGAGGCCACGTACCACGACGAGCGGCGGCCCGGCGGCCCGGCGCTGGACCTGACGGCGAGCGGCCGACTCCTGACCGACGGCAAGCTCACCGTCACCGACGGCGAATACCTCCGCGACGTGACGGCCGTCCACGTCGGCGAGCGGCTATTCCTCAAGGTTGTCGACGCCGACCTCGACCGGACGCCCGACCGGGACAAAGCCAAGGTCCGCGTTCGGACCAAGCGTGGCGAAGACGAAATCGTCGAACTGATCGAGACCCTGTCGCACAGCGGCGTCTTCACCGGCTCAGTGTTGCTGAAGCCGGTCGAGAAGCCGACGCCGGGCAACCTCAAGCCGGACGCCCCCGAAATCGAGTGCTACTTCGGCGACACCCTGGAAGTGACGTACTCCGACGAGCGAGCGAGTTCGTCCGAGGGCCGGCTCGATTCGACGGTGACGGTCCTGGTGGTGATCGGGACGGACGGCAAGCTCCAGGCGTTCAGCAAAATCTTCGGCGACGAGGCGCTGGCAGTCGAGACGCAGTTCCACATCGCCGAAAGCCACTTCGAGCTGTTCAAGAGCCACAAGAGCATCGGCCGCGAGACCGAGGCCCGGGCCGACCTTGAGGCGGGCCGCCGCGTCCTCCGCGAGGTGATGGAAGACTACCCGAACCCGAAGTACACGCCCCGCGTGTCGTACCTGCTCGGGCAGTTCGCTCAGGAGTTGAAGCAGTACGGCGAGGCGGTCCAGGCGTACCAGACGATCGTCAAGTTGTACGCAGACCACCCGCTCGCCCCGGACGCGCAGTTCAAGCTGGCCCAGTGCTTCGAGGAGGCCGGCGAGTTCAACCAGGCGCTCGAGGCTTATGTCACCCTGGCCGCCACATACCCGAAGAACCCGCTGATCGCGAACGTGATGGTGCGGATCAGCGAGCACTTCTACAAGGCGGAGAACTTCAAGGTGGCCGCCCAGGTGGGCGAGAAGTTCCAGGAGAAGTTCGAGGGCCACAAGTGGGGCCCGAAGATGGCGTTCCGGGTCGGCCAGTGTTACTTCAAGGACAAGCAGTACACCAAGGCGGCCGAGGCGTTCGACAAGTTCGCCAAGCAGTTCCGCGAAGACCCGCTCGGCCCGGACGCGATGTTCTGGGCCGGCGAGAGCTACCGGACGGCCGGGAACAACAAGAAGGCGTTCGAGAGCTACAACAAGTGCCGCTGGGACTACCCCGCGACCGAGGCCGCGAAGTACGCCCGCGGCCGCCTCGCGCTGCCGGAAATGCTCCAGCAGTTCGAGGCGGCGTCGAGCGACTTGGAGACGAACAAGTAG
- a CDS encoding ExbD/TolR family protein, whose translation MAGGPMLSGGGGGRRGAVGQTAAVLNLLTDLAFNILIFFVVLASSEPEKGRPQKVPSANKDKATDNQPQNIEVTLTRTTVAVNGTNVPVDDVAAKLKPLLAGKTKPEDRIVVVRVAPGSKDTPYQHWIRVTGQVERAGGVVTVQLEEEQTVGVK comes from the coding sequence ATGGCCGGCGGACCGATGCTCAGTGGCGGGGGAGGCGGACGGCGCGGCGCGGTGGGCCAGACGGCCGCCGTGCTGAACCTGCTGACCGACCTCGCGTTTAACATCCTGATCTTCTTTGTGGTGCTGGCGTCGAGCGAGCCGGAAAAGGGCCGCCCGCAAAAAGTGCCCAGCGCCAACAAGGACAAGGCGACCGATAACCAGCCCCAGAACATCGAGGTGACGCTAACGCGGACGACGGTGGCGGTGAACGGGACGAACGTCCCGGTCGACGACGTAGCCGCGAAGCTGAAGCCGCTCCTGGCCGGCAAGACGAAGCCCGAAGACCGGATCGTCGTCGTCCGCGTCGCCCCCGGGTCGAAGGACACGCCCTACCAGCACTGGATTCGGGTGACGGGGCAGGTCGAACGGGCGGGCGGTGTCGTCACCGTGCAGCTGGAAGAGGAGCAGACGGTCGGGGTGAAGTAG
- a CDS encoding MotA/TolQ/ExbB proton channel family protein → MLTVFAQAAAAAPPAQPDVLHSGALRLMLDGGPFMWPILFMAVIATGVIIERLRSLKLIASNTHALRAKVLDLLHADRVEEAIALCAESRGPVPAVLAVGLQRYELLRRSGATPDRIEEQVTKAMDDYGVHITAALERHLPILATISNVAPMVGSVGTVVGMVVLFGDIVAKVGGSESIIKVAAAGIQMKLLVTAFGLLVGIPAYIFHNYFNSVINRFILDVEATATQTLEALTLRLATAEGAQAGPNRPAPAKIS, encoded by the coding sequence ATGCTGACCGTGTTCGCGCAAGCCGCCGCTGCCGCCCCACCCGCGCAGCCCGACGTCCTCCACTCGGGGGCGCTCCGGCTGATGCTGGACGGCGGGCCGTTCATGTGGCCGATCCTGTTCATGGCCGTGATCGCCACGGGCGTCATCATCGAACGGCTGCGGTCGCTCAAGCTGATCGCCAGCAACACTCACGCGCTCCGGGCCAAGGTATTGGACCTACTGCACGCGGACCGGGTAGAGGAGGCGATCGCCCTCTGCGCCGAATCCCGCGGGCCGGTGCCGGCGGTCCTCGCGGTCGGGCTCCAGCGGTACGAACTGCTCCGCCGGTCGGGGGCCACGCCGGACCGGATCGAGGAGCAGGTCACGAAGGCGATGGACGACTACGGCGTCCACATCACCGCCGCCCTGGAGCGGCACCTGCCGATCCTGGCGACCATCTCGAACGTGGCCCCGATGGTCGGGTCGGTCGGGACGGTCGTGGGGATGGTGGTCCTCTTCGGCGACATTGTGGCCAAGGTCGGTGGGAGCGAAAGTATCATCAAGGTGGCCGCGGCCGGCATCCAGATGAAGCTGCTCGTGACCGCCTTCGGCCTCCTGGTCGGGATTCCGGCCTACATTTTTCACAACTACTTCAATAGCGTCATCAACCGCTTCATCCTCGACGTCGAGGCGACCGCCACCCAGACGCTCGAAGCCCTGACGCTGCGGTTGGCGACGGCCGAGGGGGCGCAAGCCGGTCCCAACCGTCCCGCCCCGGCCAAGATCTCGTAA